Proteins from a single region of Juglans microcarpa x Juglans regia isolate MS1-56 chromosome 5S, Jm3101_v1.0, whole genome shotgun sequence:
- the LOC121267049 gene encoding uncharacterized protein LOC121267049, which translates to MMGRDLQIETEVEKDNERSAYSEVKKPYRAFLDENWDAMKIFYEKNPQLIFKPLTIEGDTAFHIAAYSERTKLLRCFLGLVPNSRLSEVFLSKNCHGNSTLHEVASTDNIEAAELLISKLQMAGDLESTASRNINQVTLKELLEDRNQLGETPLYRSAALGKPKMLKFLAKRVGNIKDHFQRNDTVSILHIAVFGQHYDIAIWLLEKDKELGKRKTASGMTCLHVLAKMSSAFKSSSHEDNIIKTLLYHCLPQHLYDRDDEDEDDKDDGSSDGHEAGVRDLESELSSKNPRVTKTHPSAISRIYNAMWRTAAKEWPSIEKVWKRRRTNKSALKLTKLLVQMDTTWEKSLIVEDKTLFLGSVDSLDDVFIDVEGGKEGKSSTSSTTATVGEGKSSGSGSEQEPYTPLLIAATEGIVEIVHEILQHHPQAIEHLSKDEENILHVTISHRQIKVFKYLKKMDVILRCRLVSRLNVRGYTILHQVADIKNSREGNETGGGGPAFVLSEELKWFERVQKMMPAHYTLHRDNEGRTASELFREQHAPLLKEAKKWLIDTIGSCTTVAILVAGVVFAAGYSVPGGTDESGVPRSLHSPIYMAFTITDIIALVSSLISVVMFLMITSSPLEQEYFHYKIPRKLMIGFSFLFFSMILAMISFSASLLLILRYDQKRSWTQTVIYAVALLPICLFGIFQFPLYASLTRTLHYLHKTITKKILPQAFLPHKSLKKGKRKSY; encoded by the exons ATGATGGGGAGAGATTTGCAGATTGAGACAGAGGTAGAGAAAGATAATGAAAGGAGTGCCTATTCGGAGGTGAAGAAGCCTTACCGGGCCTTCCTGGACGAAAACTGGGATGCCATGAAGATATTCTACGAGAAAAATCCCCAACTAATCTTTAAACCTCTGACAATCGAGGGGGACACGGCATTTCATATTGCGGCATATAGTGAAAGAACAAAACTGCTTCGGTGTTTCCTTGGTCTTGTACCTAACTCCAGGCTGTCGGAAGTGTTCTTGTCTAAGAACTGTCACGGTAACAGTACCCTTCACGAGGTAGCCTCCACGGACAACATTGAAGCTGCAGAGCTCTTGATTAGTAAACTCCAAATGGCTGGTGATCTAGAAAGTACAGCCAGTAGAAACATTAATCAGGTCACCCTGAAAGAGCTACTGGAGGATCGGAACCAACTTGGTGAAACCCCTCTGTATAGGTCTGCTGCCCTTGGAAAGCCCAAAATGCTCAAGTTTTTGGCTAAAAGAGTTGGGAATATAAAGGATCACTTCCAAAGGAATGACACCGTCTCCATTCTTCATATCGCTGTCTTTGGCCAACACTacg ACATCGCTATTTGGTTGCTAGAAAAGGACAAAGAACTTGGAAAAAGAAAGACAGCCTCTGGCATGACTTGTCTTCACGTACTAGCGAAAATGTCATCTGCTTTCAAGAGTTCCTCCCACGAGGACAACATCATCAAGACTCTCCTCTATCATT gtCTTCCTCAACATCTATATGATCGTGACGACGAGGATGAGGATGATAAAGATGATGGTAGCAGCGATGGTCATGAAGCCGGTGTAAGAGATTTGGAGAGCGAGCTAAGCAGCAAAAACCCTCGCGTAACAAAAACACATCCATCAG CAATTTCAAGAATATACAATGCTATGTGGAGAACTGCAGCCAAAG agtGGCCATCCATCGAGAAAGTCTGGAAGAGGAGAAGAACAAACAAATCAGCTCTAAAACTCACAAAATTGCTAGTGCAAATGGATACTACGTGGGAAAAGAGTTTAATAGTAGAAGACAAGACGCTTTTCTTGGGGAGTGTGGATAGTTTGGATGATGTTTTTATTGATGTTGAAggaggaaaagaaggaaaatcaagCACCAGCAGTACTACAGCTACTGTTGGAGAAGGTAAATCATCAGGATCTGGATCAGAACAGGAACCTTACACCCCATTGCTGATTGCAGCCACTGAAGGAATAGTTGAAATAGTACACGAGATACTACAACATCATCCTCAGGCAATTGAGCACTTGAGTAAGGATGAGGAAAACATATTGCACGTGACTATTAGCCACCGTCAAATAAAAGTCTTTAAGTATCTAAAGAAGATGGACGTAATTCTGAGATGTAGGTTGGTCTCAAGGCTCAACGTGCGAGGCTACACCATATTGCATCAGGTCGCCGACATTAAAAACAGTCGTGAAGGAAACGAAACTGGTGGTGGTGGCCCTGCATTCGTACTGAGCGAAGAGTTGAAATGGTTCGAG CGTGTGCAAAAGATGATGCCAGCCCATTATACCTTGCACCGCGACAATGAAGGTAGGACTGCAAGCGAGCTCTTCAGAGAGCAACACGCTCCGCTTCTCAAGGAAGCAAAAAAGTGGCTAATTGATACCATTGGATCGTGCACTACCGTCGCCATCCTCGTCGCCGGTGTTGTTTTCGCAGCTGGCTACTCCGTTCCAGGAGGTACCGACGAATCCGGCGTCCCGAGATCCCTTCACTCTCCCATCTATATGGCCTTCACCATCACGGATATTATCGCCCTTGTGAGCTCCTTAATTTCCGTCGTCATGTTCCTCATGATCACTTCATCTCCGCTTGAACAAGAATATTTCCACTATAAAATCCCCCGGAAGCTGATGATCGGCTTcagttttctcttcttctccatgATACTGGCAATGATTTCCTTCTCTGCGAGTCTTCTGCTCATACTTCGTTATGATCAGAAGAGATCTTGGACTCAGACTGTGATTTATGCTGTTGCACTCCTTCCTATTTGCCTTTTTGGGATTTTTCAGTTTCCCTTGTACGCTTCGCTCACTAGAACTTTGCACTACCTTCACAAGACAATAACGAAGAAGATTCTTCCCCAGGCATTCCTTCCTCATAAATCCCTCAAGAAAGGCAAGCGAAAGTCCTATTGA
- the LOC121268241 gene encoding pyrophosphate--fructose 6-phosphate 1-phosphotransferase subunit beta-like has translation MSPTLAANGDVAGTKSASGRISSVYSEVQKSRIDHELPLPSVLRSSFKIVDGPASSAAGNPGEIAKLFPNLFGQPSAKLVPSESDALQPEKNLNIGVVLSGGQAPGGHNVICGIFDYLQERAKGSTLYGFRGGPAGIMKCKYVELNTEYIYPYRNQGGFDMICSGRDKIETPEQFKQAEETALKLDLDGLLVIGGDDSNTNACLLAEDFRGKNLKTQVLGCPKTIDGDLKCKEVPTSFGFDTACKIYAEMIGNVMVDARSTGKYYHFVRLMGRAASHITLECALQTHPNITIIGEEVAAKKLTLKNVTDYIVDVICKRAELGYNYGVILIPEGLIDFIPEVQHLIAELNEILAQDIVDEGGLWKKKLTNQSLQLFDLLPQAIQEQLMLERDPHGNVQVAKIETEKMLIQMAETELEKRKQEGAYKGQFKGQSHFFGYEGRCGLPTNFDSSYCYALGYAAGALLQGGKTGLISSVGNLAAPVEEWTVGGTALTSLMDVERRHGKLKPVIKKAMVELDGAPFKKFASMRDEWAVTNCYISPGPIQFHGPASNAVNHTLLLELGAQA, from the exons ATGTCTCCAACTCTCGCCGCTAACGGCGATGTCGCCGGCACTAAGTCGGCTTCGGGACGAATCTCCTCCGTTTACAGCGAGGTCCAAAAGAGTCGTATCGACCACGAGCTTCCCCTTCCCTCTGTTCTCAGAAGTTCCTTCAAAATCGTAGATGGCCCTGCTAGCTCCGCCGCCGGCAATCCAG GAGAGATCGCAAAGCTGTTTCCGAATCTGTTCGGGCAACCGTCGGCAAAGCTAGTTCCCAGCGAATCAGATGCGTTGCAGCCTGAAAAGAACCTGAATATCGGTGTCGTTTTGTCTGGAGGCCAGGCTCCCGGAGGACACAATGTGATTTGTGGAATCTTTG ATTACTTGCAGGAGCGCGCAAAAGGAAGCACACTGTACGGGTTTAGAGGAGGTCCTGCTGGGATCATGAAGTGCAAATATGTCGAACTGAATACAGAATATATTTACCCGTACAGAAATCAG GGTGGATTTGATATGATTTGCAGTGGGAGAGACAAGATTGAAACTCCAGAGCAG TTTAAGCAAGCTGAAGAAACAGCATTGAAGCTTGATTTGGATGGACTTCTTGTTATTGGTGGAGATGACTCCAACACAAATGCCTGCCTCCTTGCTGAAGATTTTAG GGGTAAAAATCTGAAAACTCAGGTACTTGGATGCCCTAAGACCATTGATGGTGATCTGAAATGCAAAGAGGTTCCTACAAGTTTCGGGTTTGATACTGCTTGCAAG ATTTATGCAGAAATGATTGGCAATGTGATGGTTGATGCCCGATCAACTGGAAAGTATTATCATT TTGTACGGCTTATGGGGCGTGCGGCTTCACATATTACACTAGAGTGTGCTCTACAAACTCATCCAAACATTACTATTATTGGAGAAGAG GTTGCTGCTAAGAAGTTGACGCTGAAAAATGTGACAGACTACATTGTAGATGTTATCTGTAAACGTGCCGAACTTGGTTATAACTATGGAGTTATTCTTATTCCTGAAGGACTGATTGATTTTATTCCCGAG GTGCAGCACCTTATTGCAGAATTGAATGAAATTTTGGCCCAAGATATTGTGGATGAAGGTGGGCTGTGGAAAAAGAAACTGACAAATCAATCTCTACAGCTTTTTGACCTTTTACCTCAAGCAATCCAGGAACAGTTGATGCTTGAAAGAGATCCTCATGGAAATGTCCAG GTTGCCAAAATTGAAACCGAGAAAATGCTTATTCAAATGGCTGAGACTGAGTTGGAGAAGAGGAAACAAGAAGGTGCATATAAAGGACAATTCAAAGGACAGTCCCACTTTTTCGG gTACGAAGGGAGATGTGGTTTGCCAACTAACTTTGATTCTAGCTATTGCTATGCATTGGGTTATGCTGCTGGAGCTCTCCTTCAGGGTGGGAAAACTGGGTTGATATCATCG GTTGGGAATTTGGCTGCCCCGGTTGAAGAATGGACAGTTGGTGGGACTGCATTGACTTCATTAATGGATGTTGAGAGGAGACATG GTAAGCTCAAGCCGGTGATAAAGAAGGCAATGGTGGAGCTTGATG GGGCCCCTTTCAAGAAATTTGCATCCATGCGGGACGAGTGGGCAGTGACGAATTGCTACATCAGCCCTG GTCCAATCCAATTCCATGGTCCAGCTTCAAACGCAGTTAATCACACTCTACTCCTTGAACTTGGAGCTCAAGCTTAG